One region of Solibacillus isronensis genomic DNA includes:
- the tadA gene encoding tRNA adenosine(34) deaminase TadA produces MLENKDHQYMQEALEEAKKAAALGEVPIGAVIVYKDEIIARAHNLRETTQNALTHAESMAIQEACSKIGSWRLEETTLYVTLEPCPMCAGAILQSRVPRVVYGARDIKAGCVDSLYRLLNDPRFNHECTVTEGVMAEECGQILTDFFKALRDRKKAEKLARKQQFEK; encoded by the coding sequence ATGCTCGAAAATAAAGATCACCAATATATGCAGGAAGCATTGGAAGAAGCGAAAAAAGCTGCTGCCCTTGGAGAAGTACCGATCGGCGCGGTTATTGTATATAAAGATGAAATTATTGCACGTGCACATAATTTACGTGAAACAACCCAAAATGCACTGACACACGCAGAAAGCATGGCCATTCAAGAAGCTTGCAGCAAAATAGGCAGCTGGCGTTTGGAAGAGACTACTTTGTACGTCACGCTTGAACCTTGCCCGATGTGTGCAGGAGCTATTTTACAGTCGCGCGTACCACGGGTTGTATATGGGGCCCGCGATATAAAGGCGGGATGTGTCGACTCATTATACCGCCTGCTCAATGATCCGCGTTTTAATCATGAATGTACTGTAACGGAAGGGGTTATGGCGGAAGAGTGCGGACAAATTTTAACGGACTTTTTCAAAGCGCTTCGCGACCGTAAAAAAGCAGAGAAATTAGCGAGAAAACAACAATTCGAAAAGTAA
- a CDS encoding cation:dicarboxylate symporter family transporter, protein MLKKFKISLAAQILIGLVLGVIVGAVFFGNETAQSYLQPLGDIFLNLIKMIVVPIIISTLIVGVAGTGDMKQLGRLGGKTLIYFEVITTVAIVVGLLAANLFQPGAGIDMNALEKSDISSYVETTEAEEDKSKIQIIVDIVPKNIVNAMAEGDMLAIIFFSVIFGLGVAAIGDRGKPVLAFFQGTADAMFWVTNLVMKFAPIGVFALIGVTVSKFGVESLIPLGKLAILVYATMIFFVIVVLGLTARIFGINIFKLIRMIKDELLLAYTTSSSETVLPRIMLKTEKMGAPKDIVSFVIPTGYSFNLDGSTLYQAIAAIFIAQMYGIDLSIIEQITLMLVLMVTSKGIAGVPGVSFVVLLATLGSVGIPLEGLAFIAGIDRILDMARTAVNVVGNTLAALVMAKWEKRFDEKQFAEYQAANLK, encoded by the coding sequence ATTTTGAAAAAGTTTAAAATTAGTTTAGCCGCGCAAATTTTAATCGGTCTTGTACTCGGTGTTATCGTAGGAGCTGTGTTCTTTGGTAACGAAACAGCACAATCTTACTTACAGCCACTTGGCGATATTTTCTTAAACCTAATTAAGATGATCGTAGTACCGATTATTATTTCGACACTGATTGTTGGTGTTGCCGGAACTGGTGATATGAAACAATTAGGTCGTCTTGGCGGTAAAACACTTATTTACTTCGAAGTTATTACAACAGTTGCGATTGTTGTTGGTTTATTAGCAGCTAACCTATTCCAACCAGGTGCTGGTATTGATATGAATGCATTAGAGAAATCTGATATTTCTTCTTATGTAGAAACAACGGAAGCTGAAGAAGACAAAAGCAAAATCCAAATTATTGTAGACATCGTTCCTAAAAACATTGTAAATGCAATGGCAGAAGGCGATATGCTAGCAATTATTTTCTTCTCTGTAATTTTCGGTTTAGGTGTAGCAGCAATTGGTGATCGCGGAAAACCAGTGCTCGCATTCTTCCAAGGTACTGCAGACGCCATGTTCTGGGTCACAAACTTAGTAATGAAATTCGCACCAATTGGGGTATTTGCACTTATAGGTGTAACCGTTTCCAAATTTGGTGTAGAGTCCCTTATACCATTAGGAAAACTGGCGATTTTAGTATATGCAACAATGATTTTCTTCGTAATTGTTGTTTTAGGTCTTACTGCCCGTATTTTCGGTATTAATATCTTTAAATTAATTCGTATGATTAAAGACGAGCTATTACTGGCTTACACTACTTCTTCATCAGAGACAGTATTACCTCGTATTATGTTAAAAACAGAAAAAATGGGTGCACCGAAAGATATCGTATCATTCGTAATCCCAACAGGTTATTCATTCAACTTAGACGGTTCTACTCTTTACCAGGCGATTGCAGCAATCTTCATTGCGCAAATGTACGGTATTGATCTTTCAATTATAGAACAGATTACATTAATGCTTGTATTAATGGTAACATCTAAAGGTATTGCGGGTGTTCCAGGGGTATCTTTCGTAGTACTTCTTGCAACATTAGGTTCTGTAGGTATTCCACTGGAAGGTTTAGCATTCATTGCAGGTATTGACCGTATTTTAGATATGGCTCGTACAGCTGTAAACGTAGTAGGTAACACATTGGCAGCACTTGTTATGGCGAAATGGGAAAAACGTTTCGACGAGAAGCAATTTGCTGAATACCAAGCTGCGAACTTAAAATAA
- a CDS encoding deoxynucleoside kinase: MNLREKYNIPANAVITIAGTVGVGKSTMTKALSHSLNFRTSYEKVDTNPYLDKFYDDFEKWSFHLQVYFLAERFKEQKRIFEYGGGFIQDRSIYEDTGIFAKMHFDKGTMTPTDYETYTNLFDAMVMTPYFPHPDLLVYLEGPIDDVIGRIQERGREMEQQTPHSYWEEMHGRYEDWINNFNACPVLRIDINDYDLMKNPAQVEDVVARIGYMLEQTSHLRK, from the coding sequence ATGAACTTAAGAGAGAAGTACAATATTCCTGCTAATGCAGTGATTACAATTGCAGGAACAGTCGGTGTCGGAAAGTCAACAATGACAAAAGCTTTATCACATAGCTTAAACTTCCGTACATCCTATGAAAAGGTTGATACAAACCCTTATTTAGATAAATTCTATGATGATTTTGAAAAGTGGAGCTTCCATTTGCAAGTATATTTTCTTGCAGAACGTTTTAAAGAACAGAAGCGTATTTTTGAATATGGCGGGGGCTTTATACAGGACCGTTCTATTTACGAAGATACGGGTATTTTTGCGAAGATGCATTTTGACAAAGGTACAATGACACCAACAGATTATGAAACATATACAAATCTGTTTGATGCAATGGTTATGACACCGTATTTCCCGCATCCTGATTTGCTTGTATATTTGGAAGGTCCGATTGATGATGTAATTGGGCGTATACAGGAACGTGGACGCGAGATGGAGCAGCAAACGCCTCATTCGTACTGGGAAGAAATGCATGGACGCTATGAAGACTGGATTAACAACTTCAATGCATGTCCGGTACTGCGTATTGATATTAACGATTACGATTTAATGAAGAACCCTGCACAAGTAGAGGATGTCGTAGCACGTATCGGTTATATGCTAGAACAAACAAGCCATTTAAGAAAATAA
- a CDS encoding RraA family protein, which translates to MTLSVVDRLRALPTTAISDATGGHTNVASAIKPLAEHFKIAGQARTVRLPDGENGAVLEAISQAEKGEILVIDAKGNTNRAVAGDFVMQLAQGVGVQGFVVDGVIRDIAAAKEIDFPVFALGTTVAAGNKHGGGTVGIAVSVGNVAVQTGDYVVGDSDGVVIMPQKDVEQIIEAAEAKVAKDEERAHEALHNGEASIRAYLAKVVK; encoded by the coding sequence ATGACTTTATCGGTGGTAGATCGCTTACGGGCATTGCCAACGACAGCGATTTCCGATGCAACAGGGGGACATACGAATGTAGCATCGGCAATTAAACCGCTTGCCGAACACTTTAAGATTGCCGGACAAGCGAGGACGGTACGCCTGCCGGACGGGGAAAATGGTGCGGTACTTGAAGCAATAAGCCAGGCTGAAAAAGGGGAAATTTTAGTCATCGATGCTAAAGGCAATACGAATCGTGCTGTAGCTGGGGATTTTGTTATGCAGCTTGCGCAAGGTGTCGGTGTTCAAGGTTTTGTCGTGGATGGGGTTATTCGCGATATAGCAGCTGCAAAAGAAATTGATTTTCCGGTATTTGCATTAGGTACAACAGTAGCAGCAGGTAATAAACATGGTGGCGGGACAGTAGGCATAGCCGTATCTGTAGGAAATGTGGCTGTTCAAACAGGTGATTATGTAGTTGGCGATAGTGATGGGGTTGTTATTATGCCTCAGAAGGATGTTGAACAGATTATTGAGGCTGCAGAAGCAAAGGTAGCAAAAGATGAAGAGCGGGCACATGAGGCATTACATAACGGGGAAGCATCAATCCGCGCTTATTTAGCAAAAGTAGTGAAATAA
- a CDS encoding acyl-CoA dehydrogenase family protein, whose amino-acid sequence MTINSLALLEKTLNREELLQKAKEVGELAEKYADQTDFDRKLPDEVMEKVKEAGFHKLLRPKAYGGQDLDYYTFGDIIRTVANYNVSAAWLTYFAIIHETWPAFLDKQGREELFGTGELMADVFAPIGKVINDGEGYRISGTWNFCSGIPYCDWVALGAIHQLHDGTEPEFGLFIVHKKDFEIVENWDSLGLRGTGSNAVKLDNVYVPANYVFPVTRVVNGATAPDGNYEPDYQIFNVPYLAFFLAGFSHVAIGGVERLIRNFKEKTEHRVRIFNNNTNEKNAGTAQRTLAELNIQLTALKALAKDYADRLHRYQDEGIRVLDEEEREQLFAIRGYIAKTSAEMATRILITLGGNSVYKSDGTERFVRDILTVAAHPTHQYEDAMAGYGSAILGFKGHPTW is encoded by the coding sequence ATGACAATTAATTCTTTGGCACTTCTTGAAAAGACATTGAATCGTGAAGAACTACTCCAAAAGGCAAAAGAAGTAGGTGAGTTAGCAGAGAAATATGCAGATCAAACTGATTTTGATAGAAAATTACCGGATGAAGTCATGGAAAAGGTAAAAGAAGCCGGCTTCCACAAGTTACTTAGACCAAAAGCATATGGTGGGCAAGATTTAGACTACTATACATTTGGGGATATTATCCGAACTGTAGCGAACTATAATGTTTCAGCAGCATGGTTAACATACTTTGCTATTATTCATGAAACTTGGCCAGCTTTTTTAGACAAACAAGGTCGGGAAGAGCTATTCGGCACTGGGGAATTAATGGCCGATGTTTTTGCTCCGATTGGTAAGGTCATAAATGATGGTGAAGGATATCGTATATCAGGAACATGGAACTTCTGCAGCGGCATTCCTTACTGCGACTGGGTTGCACTAGGCGCTATTCATCAATTGCACGATGGGACAGAACCAGAATTTGGCCTGTTTATTGTCCATAAAAAAGATTTTGAAATTGTTGAAAACTGGGATTCCCTAGGTTTACGGGGAACAGGCAGTAACGCTGTAAAGTTAGATAATGTCTACGTTCCAGCAAATTATGTTTTTCCGGTAACTCGAGTAGTGAATGGGGCAACTGCACCGGACGGTAATTACGAACCGGATTACCAAATTTTCAATGTTCCCTATCTTGCATTCTTCTTAGCTGGTTTCTCACATGTAGCAATTGGTGGTGTGGAACGCTTAATACGAAACTTTAAAGAAAAAACAGAACATCGTGTTCGTATTTTCAACAATAATACAAATGAAAAAAATGCAGGTACGGCACAGCGGACACTTGCAGAATTAAATATACAACTAACTGCTTTAAAAGCTTTAGCAAAAGATTATGCAGATCGCTTACACCGTTACCAGGATGAAGGTATCCGCGTTTTAGATGAGGAAGAACGTGAACAGTTATTTGCAATTCGCGGCTATATTGCAAAAACTTCTGCAGAAATGGCCACTCGTATTTTAATCACGCTTGGTGGTAACTCAGTCTACAAGAGTGATGGAACAGAAAGATTTGTTCGAGATATTCTTACCGTTGCTGCTCACCCAACACATCAATACGAAGATGCAATGGCCGGATACGGAAGCGCAATTCTTGGATTCAAAGGACATCCGACTTGGTAA
- a CDS encoding sensor histidine kinase: protein MLLVGLLTAIGGEIKIIPFEEGPFRFGLGSIIFFFALLIRPLPIFSTGLLTALIVIVGRSILDIFIYGQSFITQIIEHLPAGAFYIVFALCFKLIPLDELKKQPLTLGLLATAFEVLSNTIEHVLTDILLVSDQETFTSFLLFILVGLLRSYFVVGIYSMITMSEQKKQLKQLMTIHSELYVEALYLQKTMTQIEQLTANSYQLYKKLKTNEAQLASDALHIAQEIHEVKKDNERIHAGLSKITTRNYPSDFPLSDLLSFIVEANENYAAYLNKSISFTLICPDNFQTKNHIALFAILNNLMANAVEAIEESGFITLNVVVEQDTTSFIVEDNGVGIDSELIPIIFDPGYTSKFNEQGQGSTGIGLSHTKTIVENLEGNIHVTSNTSTCFVVQIPTKNIQKENY, encoded by the coding sequence ATGCTACTCGTCGGCTTATTGACGGCTATTGGTGGCGAAATTAAAATAATTCCTTTTGAAGAAGGACCTTTTCGGTTCGGTTTAGGAAGCATTATTTTCTTTTTCGCTTTACTGATTCGTCCATTACCGATTTTCTCTACTGGGTTATTGACTGCACTAATCGTTATTGTCGGTCGTTCAATCCTTGATATTTTTATTTATGGTCAAAGCTTCATTACTCAAATTATTGAACATTTGCCGGCAGGCGCTTTTTATATAGTCTTTGCACTATGTTTCAAACTAATCCCGCTGGACGAGTTAAAAAAACAACCGCTTACGCTAGGTTTATTGGCAACAGCATTTGAAGTATTATCGAACACGATCGAACATGTATTAACGGACATTCTTCTTGTTTCCGATCAGGAAACGTTTACTTCTTTTTTACTGTTCATCCTCGTGGGATTATTACGCAGCTATTTTGTTGTAGGCATTTACAGCATGATTACGATGTCGGAACAGAAGAAACAGCTAAAACAGCTCATGACGATTCACTCGGAGCTATATGTAGAAGCGTTGTATCTTCAAAAAACGATGACCCAAATCGAGCAGCTTACAGCAAACAGTTACCAGCTTTACAAAAAGCTAAAAACAAATGAAGCGCAGCTAGCTTCTGATGCTTTACATATTGCCCAGGAAATTCATGAAGTTAAAAAGGATAATGAACGTATTCATGCCGGGCTTTCCAAAATTACGACGAGAAATTACCCGTCAGACTTTCCATTGTCTGATTTACTAAGTTTTATTGTGGAAGCAAATGAAAATTATGCCGCCTATCTAAATAAATCGATTTCCTTTACACTGATTTGCCCGGATAATTTTCAAACAAAGAATCATATTGCGCTATTTGCGATTTTAAATAATTTAATGGCTAACGCTGTGGAGGCAATTGAAGAAAGCGGATTTATTACATTGAATGTTGTAGTCGAGCAGGATACGACTTCTTTTATTGTAGAAGATAATGGGGTTGGTATTGATTCGGAACTTATACCGATCATTTTTGATCCAGGCTATACATCCAAATTTAATGAACAGGGCCAAGGTTCTACAGGAATCGGTCTTTCCCATACAAAAACAATCGTTGAAAATCTTGAAGGAAATATTCACGTAACAAGTAATACGTCGACTTGTTTTGTTGTGCAAATTCCTACAAAAAATATTCAAAAGGAGAATTACTAA
- a CDS encoding deoxynucleoside kinase codes for MSVPFITVEGPIGVGKTSLSKAVSQTFDYHLLKEIVDENPFLGKFYEDISEWSFQTEMFFLCNRYKQLSDIHEIIEAQGPVVADYHIFKNLIFAKRTLKPTEYEKYESIYRILTADMPKPNMVIYLHASLDTLMKRIAMRGREMEKNISRDYMEQLSSDYHQFIGHFEKMHPEIPVISLNGDELDFVKNEEDLKYVLRLVEEKLQQRSLHQK; via the coding sequence ATGTCTGTGCCATTTATAACAGTAGAAGGTCCGATTGGTGTTGGGAAGACCTCATTATCTAAGGCCGTATCACAAACGTTTGACTATCATTTATTAAAAGAGATTGTAGATGAAAATCCATTTCTCGGTAAGTTCTATGAAGATATTAGTGAGTGGAGCTTCCAAACGGAAATGTTTTTCCTGTGCAATCGCTATAAACAATTATCTGATATCCATGAAATTATTGAAGCACAAGGGCCAGTTGTGGCTGATTATCATATATTTAAAAATTTGATCTTTGCAAAGCGTACTTTAAAGCCTACCGAGTATGAAAAGTACGAGTCGATCTACCGAATTTTAACTGCTGATATGCCAAAGCCAAATATGGTCATTTATTTACATGCAAGCTTAGATACATTAATGAAACGAATCGCAATGCGCGGTCGTGAAATGGAAAAGAATATTTCCCGTGATTATATGGAACAACTTTCAAGCGATTATCATCAATTTATCGGACATTTTGAAAAGATGCATCCAGAAATTCCTGTCATCTCATTAAATGGAGATGAGCTTGATTTTGTGAAAAATGAAGAAGATTTAAAATACGTACTACGACTAGTAGAAGAAAAGTTACAACAAAGGAGTTTGCATCAGAAATGA
- a CDS encoding sodium:proton antiporter, with translation MNNPLIETVIDESGKTTYKMKTFDIQVTARLTGGLAPTITYMYQDKDVTDDIRAIRFHFENPASYIDNYASFQRMLYEREQGAVNELYESISMKPKNMTTSKQVVWSFFVFLLIMAPIFLIVWMK, from the coding sequence TTGAACAACCCGCTCATTGAAACGGTAATAGATGAAAGTGGGAAGACAACGTATAAGATGAAGACCTTCGATATACAAGTTACTGCCCGGCTGACAGGCGGTCTTGCCCCTACAATCACGTATATGTATCAAGATAAAGATGTTACGGATGATATACGTGCGATTCGCTTTCATTTTGAAAACCCGGCATCATATATAGATAACTACGCTTCTTTTCAGAGGATGCTTTATGAAAGAGAACAGGGCGCAGTGAACGAGCTTTACGAATCCATCAGTATGAAACCTAAAAATATGACGACAAGTAAACAAGTAGTATGGAGCTTCTTCGTCTTTTTGCTCATCATGGCACCTATTTTTCTTATCGTTTGGATGAAATAA
- a CDS encoding TMEM164 family acyltransferase, translating to MNGFSIFDSIHIMWLIFIAVFLAISLYFYHYSSNEKQHLFQKSVFWLLLFLEVAKQLYLLVTNQYSYWSPPLHLCGFGIFIIGWHAYFPTRTTATLLYTLTLPGAAIALLFPGWTIDPVGGFLHFHSFIFHALLVVVVAALIFEKQLVTAFTDIWRSVLFLLVTVPPVYIYNAHFHTNFMFLNRPVKGTPLQWLYDAFGATGYLANLAGVIVSIWIVLYVLLAIQKRRHITE from the coding sequence ATGAACGGATTTTCCATTTTTGATTCGATTCATATAATGTGGCTTATTTTTATTGCCGTTTTTTTAGCTATCTCATTATATTTTTATCATTATTCTTCTAATGAAAAGCAACATCTTTTCCAAAAATCGGTTTTCTGGCTGTTGCTGTTTTTAGAAGTAGCAAAACAGCTTTATTTACTTGTAACAAACCAATATTCATATTGGAGTCCCCCGCTCCATTTATGCGGTTTTGGCATTTTCATTATTGGCTGGCATGCCTATTTCCCAACTCGGACAACAGCTACATTACTATACACGCTTACATTGCCCGGAGCTGCGATTGCACTTTTATTCCCCGGATGGACAATTGATCCGGTTGGCGGCTTTTTGCATTTTCACAGCTTTATCTTTCATGCATTGCTCGTTGTAGTTGTGGCAGCTTTGATTTTTGAAAAGCAGCTGGTGACTGCTTTTACGGATATTTGGCGTTCTGTATTATTTCTACTAGTCACAGTTCCGCCTGTTTATATATACAATGCCCATTTCCATACAAATTTTATGTTTCTAAACCGCCCTGTAAAAGGGACGCCTCTTCAATGGTTATATGATGCATTTGGGGCAACTGGATATTTAGCCAATTTAGCAGGAGTTATCGTTAGTATTTGGATCGTGCTTTATGTACTTCTTGCCATACAAAAACGACGACACATTACCGAATAA
- a CDS encoding catechol 2,3-dioxygenase, producing MTKEPMFDVAQLAHFEIYSPKLEESVEFFKNILGMDEVGRRGNSVYMRAYEDHYHNTLIITENDEAGLGHIALRATSAQALERRVAEIEKTGYGIGWIEGDVGHGRAYQFTTPDGHKIELLWDVEYYEAPEDQKTPLLNRPQKRPNRGVPVRRLDHINLLASDTDKNVEFLKEVLGFNLRERIVADDDSSIAAWLSVSNLVHDIAIMGDALGESGRLHHICYWYGFPQHLSDVADLLIEAGYNIEAGPGKHGVTQAAFLYVMEPGGNRVELFGDPGYQIFDPSWRTVEWKGKDLEKSIIWHGSTLPQEFFQYGTPIKSGELVKP from the coding sequence ATGACAAAAGAGCCTATGTTTGACGTTGCACAACTTGCACACTTTGAAATTTACAGCCCTAAATTAGAGGAATCAGTAGAATTCTTCAAAAATATTCTTGGTATGGATGAAGTAGGTCGTCGAGGTAACTCAGTTTATATGCGTGCTTACGAGGATCATTACCATAACACGTTAATCATTACAGAAAATGATGAAGCTGGTTTAGGTCATATTGCTTTAAGAGCTACTTCTGCTCAAGCATTAGAGCGCCGTGTAGCTGAAATCGAAAAAACTGGATATGGGATTGGTTGGATTGAAGGAGATGTCGGTCACGGTCGTGCATACCAATTTACAACTCCAGACGGTCATAAAATTGAGCTTCTATGGGATGTTGAGTATTATGAAGCCCCTGAAGACCAAAAAACACCATTATTAAATCGCCCGCAAAAACGTCCAAATCGCGGTGTGCCGGTTCGTCGCTTAGACCATATCAACTTATTAGCAAGCGATACTGACAAAAACGTTGAGTTCTTAAAAGAGGTGCTTGGTTTTAACTTACGTGAACGCATCGTAGCGGACGACGATTCTTCCATAGCTGCATGGTTAAGTGTAAGTAATTTAGTACATGACATTGCAATTATGGGCGATGCATTAGGTGAATCAGGTCGCCTGCACCATATTTGCTATTGGTACGGATTCCCTCAGCATTTATCAGATGTTGCAGACCTATTAATTGAAGCTGGCTATAATATTGAAGCTGGTCCAGGTAAGCATGGCGTAACTCAAGCTGCATTCTTGTATGTAATGGAACCAGGTGGAAACCGTGTAGAATTATTCGGTGACCCAGGCTATCAAATTTTTGATCCTTCTTGGAGAACTGTGGAATGGAAAGGTAAAGATTTAGAAAAATCTATTATTTGGCATGGTTCTACCTTACCGCAGGAATTCTTCCAATATGGTACTCCTATTAAATCTGGAGAACTTGTTAAACCTTAG
- a CDS encoding alpha/beta fold hydrolase translates to MNISSNYLNINGVNTHYHEEGTGRETIILIHGSGPGVSALANWRLVIPRLSESYRVLAPDVIGFGETDKLADHNYNIELWVEHLIGFIEKVADEPVYLVGNSFGGALSLHIAYRRPDLVKKLILMGSVGTKHPISDGLDRVWGYEPSLETMKELIKLFSYDQAAANNEELVRMRYEASMRPDVRDAFSAMFPEPRQKMLDEMALEDEQIKQIEIETLIFHGLNDQVIPIEDTSYRLIQLLPHAQLHVFNECGHWTQIEKTEPFIENILSFLKNSSNKVYASKK, encoded by the coding sequence TTGAACATTAGTTCAAACTATTTAAATATCAATGGTGTTAACACACACTATCATGAAGAAGGTACTGGAAGAGAAACAATCATTTTAATACATGGATCAGGACCTGGTGTGTCTGCACTTGCAAACTGGCGTTTAGTTATCCCACGTCTTAGTGAATCGTATAGAGTTTTAGCGCCGGATGTTATCGGTTTTGGTGAAACAGATAAATTAGCAGACCATAATTACAATATTGAGCTATGGGTGGAGCACTTAATTGGCTTTATTGAAAAGGTTGCTGATGAACCCGTTTATTTAGTTGGTAATTCATTTGGTGGTGCATTGTCTCTTCATATCGCATATCGCAGACCAGATTTAGTAAAAAAATTAATCTTAATGGGTAGTGTTGGCACAAAGCATCCAATTTCTGATGGTCTAGACCGTGTGTGGGGCTATGAACCAAGTTTAGAAACAATGAAAGAGCTTATTAAATTGTTCTCGTACGATCAAGCAGCTGCAAATAATGAAGAACTTGTTCGCATGCGCTATGAAGCGAGCATGCGCCCTGATGTAAGAGATGCGTTCTCGGCAATGTTCCCGGAACCGCGTCAAAAAATGTTAGATGAAATGGCTTTAGAAGATGAGCAGATTAAGCAAATTGAGATTGAAACATTAATTTTCCATGGCCTGAATGACCAAGTGATTCCAATCGAAGATACAAGCTATCGATTAATTCAATTACTCCCCCACGCACAACTACATGTATTTAATGAATGTGGGCACTGGACTCAAATCGAAAAAACAGAACCATTCATTGAAAATATTTTAAGCTTTTTAAAAAATTCATCGAATAAAGTTTATGCCTCAAAAAAATAA
- a CDS encoding response regulator — translation MRYFIVDDDRASRVMLSNIINDCELGAVIGEAKNGLDAIPQILMMQPEFVLIDLLMPKLDGIETIERLQQNGFKGQFVMISQVVNKEMVAEGYSKGIEFFIHKPINKVEVQMVLKKTTEQYLLRNSLQVIRQSLTNFDITDVTHTKKTAREHIQSILNDMGIVAEVGSEDIIKIIEQLLIEKHKIAPLPPLKEVYERVAMLTKNTPDEIVKESKAIEQRVRRTILAAMINLANLGIVDYTNSEFEYYTPRYFDLTDIRYLMNQIEKNEQRKAKVNIKKFIQVLYSEIISKVD, via the coding sequence ATGCGCTATTTTATAGTAGATGATGATCGGGCAAGCCGAGTAATGCTCAGTAATATTATTAATGACTGTGAACTCGGAGCTGTTATTGGTGAAGCAAAAAACGGTCTGGATGCCATTCCCCAAATTTTAATGATGCAGCCGGAGTTTGTATTAATTGATTTACTGATGCCGAAGTTAGATGGAATTGAAACAATTGAGCGCCTTCAACAAAATGGATTTAAAGGACAGTTTGTTATGATATCACAAGTTGTTAATAAAGAAATGGTCGCTGAAGGCTATTCAAAGGGTATTGAATTTTTCATTCATAAGCCTATTAACAAAGTTGAAGTACAAATGGTATTAAAAAAGACAACTGAGCAATACTTATTAAGAAATTCTTTGCAAGTTATTCGTCAGTCCCTGACAAACTTTGATATTACAGATGTGACGCATACAAAAAAGACAGCACGAGAACATATCCAATCCATCTTAAACGATATGGGAATTGTTGCTGAAGTCGGCAGTGAAGATATCATCAAAATTATAGAACAGCTATTAATCGAAAAGCATAAAATTGCACCGCTTCCCCCATTAAAGGAAGTGTATGAACGTGTTGCTATGTTGACGAAAAATACGCCGGATGAAATTGTAAAAGAAAGTAAAGCAATTGAACAACGTGTACGCCGAACTATATTAGCTGCAATGATTAACCTGGCGAATTTAGGCATTGTTGATTATACAAACTCGGAATTTGAGTATTATACCCCACGCTATTTTGACTTGACAGATATTCGCTACTTAATGAATCAAATAGAGAAAAATGAGCAACGTAAAGCAAAAGTAAACATAAAAAAATTCATCCAAGTTTTATATTCAGAAATTATTAGTAAAGTTGATTAG